The following are encoded together in the Plasmodium brasilianum strain Bolivian I chromosome 10, whole genome shotgun sequence genome:
- a CDS encoding kelch protein K10: protein MGKKDKKSKEKKEKLKLKKEKQKLKSLKSKKKKNINTLSDEDFDTICMYYENLNKKDKYAHININNNSNNTFVECEKPSPRSNCSVTFINEEEFLLFGGEYNDNNELIAYNDLFKYNIIKDKWKYYFTTSKKPKPRCSHQAVYFNKKLYIFGGELCTNTQFFHYNDFWYFDLKNNTFEEIETKNKKEERPSPRSGHRMILWKNCIIMFGGFFDNNKSVEYFNDLYMYIINSNKWENLTNVYINSLFKRLTENSSNVCNLNHNHNTNNGSINNNLSSTKNEKKNSDKNFQMMKSKFFKNFDLDSYMPSKRSSTSLFTDIKFQKIYIYGGYAQVKSTSRNAIGVYYNDMWILNINFLNEDNISVNYKKLKKSIFQPSKRIGFSTCIYKNSLILFGGVYDTVEENNSGKGRVCNINDSSNKNNSNKNSSSKSITNSSLLEEPLNMQSIFFNDLYLFDMNKEHWSYLNLKSKDKKGLNRNCMENIKKETEENSLGDITNNSSSNKHILIGGEEGNSNQHKKGKFESKDLSDGYFSHLDDYNESDDEYYSNVFVYFDENGNKKTIRIEKEEMEGQIEREGRKVKDNKKENENFNEDKEHIECMQNLTLKTSVVTKERYTVIDKMIDTHSVFVQFDDQKSSTENNNIEDLNENTSDFNRSNCKDDTKNLKEVLQVHNVNSDKNINNRDVEKDKDERINNLSITDLDSDKEDKKMKFIINDIEPIGRMNSHIFVINKNLYLFGGMYEYKNNEIILSDYWKINIFKREKWELVHKGNLDDIYVDASDTSSSLSIDDENKDDKEIEDLIICNKIKKIENKIKAESGGLNFDVNENLNEFFLRTKQFWLNELNIFNENKQNRKDAFILCEQKYIELKKYYNKIQKYKELLLEEHYEGSITEDDSTAQEESSNLLVD, encoded by the coding sequence atgggaaagaaagataaaaagagtaaagaaaaaaaggaaaaactaaaattgaaaaaagagaaacagAAGCTAAAGTCATTGAAGtcgaagaagaaaaaaaacattaacacATTAAGTGATGAAGATTTTGATActatttgtatgtattatgaaaatttaaataaaaaagataaatatgctcatataaatataaacaataattCAAACAATACATTTGTGGAATGCGAAAAGCCTAGTCCTAGAAGTAATTGTTCAGTAACATTTATTAATGAAGAAGAGTTCCTTTTATTTGGTGGAGAATATAATGACAACAACGAATTAATAGCATATaatgatttatttaaatataatataataaaagataaatggaagtattattttacaaCTAGTAAAAAGCCCAAGCCAAGATGTTCTCATCAAGCTGtttatttcaataaaaaattgtatatctTTGGTGGGGAATTATGTACGAATACTCAGTTTTTTCATTACAATGATTTTTGGTATTTCgatcttaaaaataatacctttgaagaaatagaaacgaaaaacaaaaaagaggaaaGACCATCCCCCAGAAGTGGTCATCGAATGATTTTATGgaaaaattgtataattatgtttggaggtttttttgataataacAAGTCTgtagaatattttaatgatctatatatgtatataataaatagtaataaatgGGAAAACTTaacaaatgtatacataaatagtTTATTTAAAAGGTTAACGGAAAATAGTAGCAATGTATGTAATCTTAATCATAACCACAATACAAATAACGGTAGTATTAATAACAATTTGTCGTcgacaaaaaatgaaaaaaaaaatagcgaTAAAAATTTCCAAATGAtgaaaagtaaattttttaaaaattttgatttaGATTCATATATGCCATCAAAAAGATCTAGTACAAGTTTATTCACagatataaaatttcaaaaaatatatatatatggtggTTATGCTCAGGTGAAAAGCACTTCAAGAAATGCCATTGGTGTTTACTATAATGATATGTGGATTCTGAATATAAACTTTTTGAATGAAGATAACATTTcagtaaattataaaaaattaaaaaagagtatTTTTCAACCATCTAAAAGAATCGGTTTTAGTACATGTATCTACAAAAATTCCTTAATTTTGTTCGGGGGCGTTTATGATACAGTGGAGGAAAACAATTCTGGAAAGGGAAGAGTCTGCAACATCAATGATAGtagcaataaaaataatagtaataaaaatagtagtagtaaaaGTATTACTAATAGTAGCTTATTGGAGGAGCCACTAAACATGCAGTCCATCTTTTTTAAcgatttatatttatttgacaTGAACAAAGAACACTGGTCTTATTTGAATTTGAAAAGTAAAGACAAAAAAGGTTTAAATAGAAATTGtatggaaaatataaaaaaggaaacagAAGAAAACAGTTTAGGGGATATTACCAACAACAGTAGTAGCAATAAACATATTCTAATAGGAGGAGAAGAGGGAAACTCTAATCAACATAAAAAAGGGAAGTTTGAATCGAAAGACCTTTCAGATGGTTATTTCAGCCATTTGGATGATTACAATGAAAGTGATGATGAATATTATTCTAACGTGTTTGTGTATTTTGACGAAAATGGAAATAAGAAGACAATAAGAATAGAGAAAGAAGAAATGGAGGGACAAATAGAGAGAGAAGGAAGGAAGGTAAAagataacaaaaaagaaaatgaaaattttaatgagGACAAAGAACACATAGAATGTATGCAAAACTTAACCCTAAAAACATCGGTAGTTACGAAAGAGAGGTATACCGTAATAGACAAAATGATAGATACTCATTCCGTTTTTGTACAGTTTGATGATCAAAAATCCTCGACagaaaataacaatattgaagatttaaatgaaaatacaaGTGATTTCAACCGTTCGAATTGCAAAGAtgatacaaaaaatttaaaggagGTACTGCAAGTGCACAATGTTAAtagtgataaaaatataaataatcgAGATGTGGAAAAAGATAAGGATGAACggataaataatttaagtatTACAGATTTAGACAGTGataaagaagataaaaaaatgaagttcATAATAAATGATATTGAGCCAATAGGAAGAATGAATAGTCATATATTtgtgataaataaaaacttgTATTTATTTGGTGGCATGTATGAATATAAGAATAACGAAATTATTCTAAGTGATTACtggaaaattaatatttttaaaagagaaaaatggGAATTAGTACATAAAGGTAATTTAGATGATATATATGTGGATGCATCAGATACAAGTTCTTCATTGTCTAtagatgatgaaaataaagatgACAAAGAGATAGAGgatttaataatttgtaataaaattaaaaaaatagaaaataaaattaaggcGGAAAGTGGTGGTTTGAATTTTGATGTCAATGAgaatttaaatgaattttttttaagaacaaAACAATTTTGGTTAAATGaactaaatatttttaacgaaaataagcaaaatagaAAAGACGCTTTTATTCTGTGTGAGCAAAAATACATAGAgctcaaaaaatattataataaaattcagAAATACAAGGAATTGCTGTTAGAAGAACATTACGAAGGAAGCATAACGGAAGATGATTCCACTGCACAAGAAGAGTCCTCTAATTTATTAGTTGATTAG
- a CDS encoding phospholipid scramblase, with protein sequence MNNQFTNIPIKKAIYTSDMVKKEAQNPSVHSQYGNNLNVSSQYAPNPNVNNPNVNNPNVNNPNVNNPNVNSHCAPNPSVNNPNVNVQYAHNPNVNNPNVNSQYPHNPNANNPYVNNPNTNNPNMNYPHMNYNYPYPNMHNYQYTYPMGPPQQQMNMFVNDWKSILAPLKGCRIKQQFDDREFLADFAMGIKLDFNNRYLILDASTELLRFTAIESSEFCSRNCLPKICIPINMKILTYGKELSKPDIMIEKDCTCTFLCLNRPTIKMYDYSNNNNRQLIGKIKSPYSCCSYKFDLFDSSNNKIIYMDDTCCQVSILFPCPFGPFKFSNFYLRDAKTNEKVAHLQKEVPFLKFVKRDIDNYTINFEEVQNPEWKMMLLAFSLFLDYMYYDRK encoded by the coding sequence ATGAACAACCAATTCACGAATATTCCTATAAAAAAAGCTATTTACACTTCAGACATGGTAAAGAAGGAGGCACAAAACCCCAGTGTTCATAGCCAGTACGGCAATAACCTGAATGTTAGCAGTCAATATGCGCCCAACCCAAATGTAAACAACCCCAATGTTAACAACCCCAATGTTAACAACCCCAATGTTAACAACCCCAATGTTAACAGTCACTGTGCGCCCAACCCAAGTGTCAACAATCCCAATGTTAACGTTCAATATGCTCACAACCCAAATGTCAACAATCCTAATGTTAATAGTCAGTATCCTCATAATCCAAATGCTAACAACCCATATGTTAATAACCCAAATACGAATAACCCTAATATGAATTACCCacatatgaattataattaCCCCTATCCTAATATGCACAATTATCAATACACCTACCCAATGGGCCCACCTCAACAACAAATGAATATGTTTGTGAATGACTGGAAAAGTATCTTAGCGCCTTTAAAAGGTTGCAGAATAAAACAACAATTTGATGATAGAGAATTTTTGGCAGATTTTGCTATGGGGATTAAATTAGATTTTAATAACagatatttaattttagatGCGTCAACTGAACTTTTAAGATTTACTGCTATAGAGAGCTCGGAATTCTGCAGTAGAAATTGTTTACCCAAAATATGCATTCCaattaatatgaaaatattaacatatggAAAAGAATTAAGCAAACCTGATATTATGATTGAAAAAGATTGCACATGTACTTTCCTTTGTTTAAATAGACCaactataaaaatgtacgattattcaaataataataatagacaATTAATTGGGAAAATAAAATCCCCATACAGTTGTTGTTCGTACAAATTTGATTTATTTGATTCAtccaataataaaattatatatatggatgaTACTTGTTGTCAGGTGagtattttatttccatGCCCATTTGGTCCTTTTAAatttagtaatttttatttacgtGATGCAAAAACTAATGAGAAAGTTGCACATCTACAAAAAGAGGTGCCTTTCTTAAAATTCGTAAAACGTGACATCGATAATTATACTATAAATTTTGAAGAAGTCCAAAATCCAGAATGGAAAATGATGCTTTTGGCATTTTCCCTCTTTTTagattatatgtattatgatAGGAAGTGA